A segment of the Miscanthus floridulus cultivar M001 unplaced genomic scaffold, ASM1932011v1 os_2358, whole genome shotgun sequence genome:
TATCCACATAGGGTTGTGAGCCAATCTACACGAATATCATGTCATAGAACTTGATTGCTAATATTCTGCTATCATAAGTGAAACAATGCCCCTGCATATCCATTGCAATTGTGGGATCAATTGGTCTGAGAGCATCTGACTTCCATCAACAGTTGTGAAGTGTAAAGAATCACATGATTTCTGGTCTTGTTCAATATGAGAGGCGGTCCTAAGGACAGTCCAATGCTACAAATTACATGTAGTTTCTATACATATTAATTTTCATAGACACTACGTTTAGAAACCATGGTCTCAATTGATAGTTTCTACAGAACAATTTTTTATTCAATCATATACGTTCTCTCTCCATTCTCTGCCAATCACATCCCTTCATGCATTGGTTCTCGTATAGACATGGTTTTTAACTTAAACCCAGTTTCAATGATTTTTGCTCTatctcttcaataactaccttgcTACATCAACAAAACGCTTAGGTAATAGTACAATTAATGTTTATAGAAACTATGATGGTTTCTGCATTGAGAGTGCCCTAAGGCCATGTACAACGTAGGGCGCTTACGGGTAGTTAATGATCCATTTTTCCACGGTGGAAGGGAATGAGGGCGCTTGGTAGCAGAGTCGCCGCTTAACCAAGCAGCAACACTTCGGCCGAGCGGTACACCACCTGTGCAAGCTGACACATGGGCCTCTCCCGTTGCTAAGTGTCTATAAGACAAGAGTTTGCATTGTAGGTTAAACTCTAGTGCTAATTCTCTCTCGTATAAGAATCTATCGCATTGTACAGGCCCTAAGTCCTAACTAACAAAGGTTCAAGCACTACCAGAGTCTACCAGAATACACACCTCATGCTTGCCAATGAATCGCCTCAGTCTcagagttctattcttccttttgaCATTAACATCTGAAGGTGTCTGCTGCACAGTCATGGCAACCTGTCCTGTTGTAACTTCTGAATCCTCCTCAGTAGAGGTATAATCTGGATCAGGCTCAACTTGAATAGGCTCCAACAGCTCTTGAATAACATGAAGAGGAATCAGGTTGGGCACTTATGGTTTCTGCCTGTCCACTTCTCTCCACAGGTGAAACAAAAGGTTATTGGCTCGGCGATAAGCTTTCAGAGCCAACAAACTTTTCAAGGGACCAGTAGCCCAGTAGGCTGAGATGGTTCTGCAGTCTTACTCTCATCCTTCTTCATCATTGGTTTTCGCTTATCTCCAACAGAACTAAGCTTTGACTAAAACCTACTGAATCCCTTGTTGCCAAACAGACTTTTGCTTTTCATCGGATTCAACTCCACTTGCTGCGTGATAGCCAACTCACTAGCAGCTTGCACCATTTTGGGCCTATGCAGGGCATACCCCGCTCTGTGCAGGATCTGGGGAAGGATGTCAGTGGCTAGCCTTACCCTtgcatgtgcaatgcgaggagaccgtgactcgaacctAGGACCTTCTGGTcaaaggcggtaagactctaccgcttgcaccaggtccGCCCTTTATTTTGGGCCTATGCagacccccccaaaaaaaaacgtGTGACAAAGAAAGTATAATCATAAGAGGAATTATACAGAAGAATGTCATGTGATAACTCATCACATTTGTATTGATACTCCTCTACAGAGCCCAATTGTTTCAGAGAGTCCAATTGCCTCAATTGTATCTGATGCTGATCCTTGTCAAAGCGGTTGAAGACAAAATCTGCCGTCGAGTCCCAAGTCTGAAACCGACCTTGATGCTGATCTGTTTGTAACCAAACCGCAGTGTGACCTAGAAATTTGAGAGCAACGAAACGAGTCTTCAAGTCGGGATGAACCGCGAACACCTCGATATACATCTCGCATCGATCCCGCCATAAGCGTGCGTTAGAACCATCAAATTTTGGAAGCTACATCTTAGGAATAGATTGAGAACGAAGACCTCGATCTCCCTCTACACTCGTGCCAACCCCAACGGAATGAATGGGATCAGGCGACATACCGTTGACCAGGCATGGCGAGGGTCCGAGGACGCCACCACCAGCATCCCGGTGGTGAGCTGATTCGCCACGCCCATGGGGTCGTTCGCTCGGCGGCGCAGATGCGCGTGCTGATGGGTGAGGAAAGCGGTGAGGTCGATGTGGCCGACCCAACTGCTCGGTGAGGggggtggaggtggtggagcCTCTAGCCAAAGCAGTTGCGCCGCCGTGTCATCGATCTTAGAGAGCAGCGGCCCCATCGATTCGTCCACCGCGCCACACCATGCATCCAATGTCGAGAGCTTTGTCACGGGATTGCTTCATCATCGGTTGGAATCCTTCGAATTGCCTGAACAAGTCCTCCAGCGTCGCCATCATCTTCTCATCATGCTTGGTCGGCCTCGGAGCATGTTCTAGCACGCAAAACAACATGAATCCGGTTAAAACATTTGGGTCTCCCGAATCGAGAGGCTCATGTTACCAATTTATCACGAACTAGAGGATCCGGTAAGTAGAAATGGACTGAATCTGAGCAAGCAGCTTTCAACGGTAGGCGACATTCTCGTCAACAGCGAAGTGCACTTCGTCAATTTTGAGGATTTGCCCAACCAGACTAAATGACGAACATTCGTTGGAATTGAACCGAGCGATCAAATTCCCGACATGCTTatgttttcttttttagaaaaaaataattcCATCATTTTCTGATTTGGATGGCGCGGGTGTGCTTCATTATCTTTTGGTTCTCGACTGCGCACGCACTCATCTCCTGCATGCGCTCATCTTTCCTGCATCCTGACGTCAGCGCTGACGCGGGCGTAAAAAAagcaaaatatttattttaaaatactATAACTTCAGAATTGTGTATCcgtttttaatttcatttgcactgGTACGCGACGAGACGCACAAAACTAGACCCTACTTGCATATGTTTCgaaggatttttttttcttaatagcaatttatgtgtactggcttataacatataacttacACAAAAAACTTTAAAACTCAAGAGTTATAAAAACACAACTTATTTACAAAGTGTTATTAAACGCAAAAGaacgaattaacttataacttgTGTCAAAACTTACaaacacaaaagttattaaaACACAAAGGAAtaaattaacttataacttatattaaaacttagaaacacaaaagttatgaaacaaaaCTTATATACAAAAGTTATAAACAAAACTTGTGTACATAAGCTATTCTATACAACTTGTATATATAAGTTATTCAATACAACTTGTATGTATAAGTTGTAAGTTATAAgttaatataaataaattattactAAAAAATTATTTAAAACATAAGCAAATGAGATCTAGTTTTATTCGTCTCGTCGCGTAGAACACACCGGTGCAGATAGAATTAAAAATGGATACACCGTTCTGAAATTATAGCATTTTGAAATAAATATACTATTTTTTTAAAGTGACGTTAGGGTAGTTGGAGACTGTGCAGGTGCCTGCAGCCTTGCCAGTCGGATCGTTCGCTGGCCCGAAATCCAGTGAACGACAGCCAGAATGGATTTGGGGATTTGCTGGCCCAATCTTTGAAAATGCTTATAGGGGTAGAGTTTGCATGcatgtgttcataggggtgagtataCGTGAGTTATGAGTGTCTGAATTATACAATGTAATTGTAAAAAAAAAGGAGAGGAAGAACAGAGAAATACAGCAAAGAGGATAGCCGGGAGAGGAATGGTTTAGATTTCTATTATTCCATAACCGTTTCCAAACAAATCTAACCCGCTTATATGCTGCCGTTACCTCACACACGACTTGGGGCGAGCCCCTGCGCCTACACGGGCCAAGACCAAAATCCGCAACTCCACGCAGTCTCTAACTTCCACGCTCAGCCACTCTTCTGTCTCCTCCCGTGAGGAAGGCGTTTCCTGACACAAGGACCAATATCTCGGCCCGAATGCTCGCCTGTTTGGGCTGGCATGATCGGTTACTGTACATCAGATCCATTTATTGACAATGATAATTTATAGACAATGATAAAAAGCAAAGATAACCTAGATTGAAAAGTTTCCCTGTTTAATTAACATTGAAGCACCTTTTCTGATAAAATTAACATTGAAGCATCGCAACTATGTTCATGCTTTACTAGGAGAACGTAAATGTTGCAGAAACAGGAATGTAAACGTTCCCCGTGTTCCCCGTTTGCGGCTGCTAAGCATCGGAGAACTCAGACGTCTACGAAGATGCTGCTCCCTGCTCCTGCTGTGTCACCTGCGCCAGAGATAGTTTCCCGACGAAGTTGGTCGAGAGGCTGCCGAGGAAGATGTCCCCGTTGAACTCCGTCACCGATGTGACGAAATTGATCACCTTCCCTTCGGAGTCGTCGAGCACGCGGACGATGTTGCCATCCTCCGACACCTGAGCCACCATGGCTCCCTTTGCCGTTCCCTTGCTCCACTCGAGGAGCCCGGGCAACGAAGCCACCACTCTCTTCGTGAATGTccagcgagcgatgaagtccagcCATGGCGACCTCAGCTGTATTTTGGACACCGGAAACTCAAAACTGTCATGTGATTCTGTTTGTGATAGGACGGTAGTTTGGATGATGGGGGAGCCGGGAGCCAGTGACCTGGAGGACGGCAATCCAGAAGTGGCCGTCTGATCCGAGACGAATGTTATCCGGACTCCCCGGAAGGTCGACGAACGTCTCTGCCGTGCCGGCCTTCTCCCCTTTCAGCCACACTTTCATGCACCTGAACCTGCGTGTGTTTTTTTTCCCCACAGCTGGTTGGTTCTTCATGCGATCGAGCACTGTATGATGATCCGAGTGAAGGTTCAGTTACCTGGTGGACTCGCAGACGACCACGAAGGCCTCGTCCCTCGGCAGGGCGACGCCGTTGGCGAAGCCGAGGCGGTCGAGCACGACGGACGTCTCGCCGCTGCGCGGGTCGTAACGGAGGAGGCGGCCGGTGGCGCTGGCCTCTATGAAGTCGTGGTACCACCTGTCGAAGCCGAACCTGGTGCTGGCGTCGCTGAAGTAGACCGTGCCGTCTGAGGCCTCGATCGCCGCGTCCGCGAACCTGGCGGCGGAAGGGCCGGCGGGCGGCGCACGGTCACGCACATGGTGAGAAAAATCAGCTGTGGCTTTACAGTTACGGAGCGGCACCGCACGATGTGATTTCGTCCGGAATTTGGGTTGGGATGCGATGCGAACCTGATGGTGGAGCCGTCGACCTCCGAAGCAAGAAGGGTCACTCCTTCCTCCCCGACTCTCAAAAGTCCCTGCTCAATCAGTTACAGTAATAATAACTAATATAGTAAATAAGTATTGTCAATTTTTTAAACAGGTGTTCTGTGCTCGTCTCATGCGTCTGTTGATCGTAACACGTAGAGTTGTTCTCTTTCATTCGTCCTACTAGAACTAACGACGCTAGCAAAGTACACCGATCTGTGGAGGTAGCTTACCTTGTCAGCGTCGCAGACGAGCATGGTGCCGTCGGCGGACGGCGTGATCCCGAGCAGCCCCGTGCCGCCGACGAAGCGCCACCGCTCCCAGGACCCGTTGTTCGGGTGCATCCGCTGCAGCCACCCGTCCCTGGTGGCCGTGTACACCGCCCCGCCCGCCGCCGCGTCCACGTACACGTCCTCCGGCGCGTCCAGCGCCCCTTCCCCCAGCTTCTCCAGCCTCTGCAGCACGGCGCGCGTCAGCGTCACGCACGCGCACGAAACGGCAACAACAATTGACGAGCAGCAAGGATTTTCCCGGACGACTCGTTAACCTGGAGGAGGTTGTTGGGCGGCGGAGTGGGCGGCCGCGGAGTCGACGGCACCGGCTGCACGGGGCAGTTGAGCGCGACGTGTGCCGCGAGCGACGCCACCGCGgccagcacggcggcggcggcggcgaggaggccaGGCGCCATGGTCAGTTTGCCACCACGACACCACCTCACCGATGGACGACTTAGTTccaaagaagcagctggcagttGATATCACGGCTGATTGAGCTTTTTACTGTCTTGGCCCTCGTACGAGCGCTGAGTTTTCAGAGATTCAATCAGTGCACGCTGACGTGTGGCGGCTTCAGCCAGAAGGCACGGCTAGCTAAAACTTGACTGAATTGGTTAAAAACGctgttctagctgaattgttgcgagagaaaaatactgttctgactgaaaaataagctgaatagtgcggattataaggtaagccgaacgggggcCTATATATCACTATATCAGTTTccaattatataaaaaaaatatatctCAATTTGCCCTGGATTCGCAAGCAATAAAGAGGACTGGTCCAGGACAGAAGATACTTCAACAGCAGACAAGAGCTGCGTGAGGGACCAGGGTCTCAGGGATGTGGCCCAGCACTCCTGCAGTGCACAGCGGTGAGAACGGCCTGCACGAGCATGACCTGCTTAATT
Coding sequences within it:
- the LOC136534896 gene encoding protein STRICTOSIDINE SYNTHASE-LIKE 4-like; the protein is MAPGLLAAAAAVLAAVASLAAHVALNCPVQPVPSTPRPPTPPPNNLLQRLEKLGEGALDAPEDVYVDAAAGGAVYTATRDGWLQRMHPNNGSWERWRFVGGTGLLGITPSADGTMLVCDADKGLLRVGEEGVTLLASEVDGSTIRFADAAIEASDGTVYFSDASTRFGFDRWYHDFIEASATGRLLRYDPRSGETSVVLDRLGFANGVALPRDEAFVVVCESTRFRCMKVWLKGEKAGTAETFVDLPGSPDNIRLGSDGHFWIAVLQLRSPWLDFIARWTFTKRVVASLPGLLEWSKGTAKGAMVAQVSEDGNIVRVLDDSEGKVINFVTSVTEFNGDIFLGSLSTNFVGKLSLAQVTQQEQGAASS